One window from the genome of Tolypothrix sp. NIES-4075 encodes:
- a CDS encoding DUF2281 domain-containing protein codes for MTIKELLLQEIESTPEIVLAETLDFLRFLKTKQPINQSENHNKNANNQIITELQTPIESTGRSLLEHLKTIGNWEGDDLEECLEMVYATRGKANFNQHNPFDE; via the coding sequence CTGACTATTAAAGAATTACTGCTTCAAGAAATTGAATCGACACCAGAAATTGTTCTTGCGGAAACTTTAGATTTTCTGCGCTTTCTGAAAACAAAACAACCAATAAATCAGTCAGAAAATCATAATAAGAATGCAAATAACCAAATTATAACGGAACTTCAAACACCAATTGAATCCACAGGTCGTTCACTTTTAGAACATCTGAAAACCATTGGCAATTGGGAAGGAGATGACTTGGAAGAATGTCTGGAAATGGTATATGCTACTCGCGGTAAAGCGAATTTCAATCAGCATAATCCCTTTGATGAATAA
- the argZ gene encoding bifunctional arginine dihydrolase/ornithine cyclodeaminase: MDSRIRFLMCAPDHYDVDYVINPWMEGNIHKSSRDRAVEQWQKLHLLLKEHAIVDLVAPQKGVPDMVFTANAGLVLGDSVVLSRFLHKERQGEEPYFKQWFEENGYTVNVLPKDLPFEGAGDALLDREGRWLWAGYGFRSELDSHPYLAKWLDIEVVSLRLIDERFYHLDTCFCPLANGYLLYYPGAFDSYSNRMIEMRVVPEKRIAIEEADAVNFACNTVNVDHIVIMNKASDALKASLNDAGFQVIETPLTEFLKAGGAAKCLTLRVTEPVRAEVHANVSVESRIIRIEGHLLDSGLINRALDMIIDSGGSFQVLNFNLGEQRQSTSAAEVKVSAPSHEVMEEIVSHLIDLGAVDLPQDERDAKLEPVLQAGVAPDDFYVSTIYPTEVRINGQWVKVLSQRMDGAIAVIQTPNGWLAQCKLLRDLEIGEYVVVDVQGIRTIRKTESREQRNAQEFTFMSAGVSSERRVELVVEQVAWELRKIRDAGGKVVVTAGPVVIHTGGGEHLARLIREGYVQALLGGNAIAVHDMEQNMMGTSLGVDMKRGVAVRGGHRHHLKVINTVRRHGSIAAAVSAGEFKGGVMYECVRANVPFSLAGSIRDDGPLPDTQMDLIKAQEEYAKLLKGADMILMLSSMLHSIGVGNMTPAGVKMVCVDINPAVVTKLSDRGSIESVGVVTDVGLFLSLLIQQLDKLTSPYRAVVG, from the coding sequence ATGGATTCCCGGATTCGCTTTTTAATGTGCGCCCCTGACCACTATGATGTGGACTATGTGATTAACCCCTGGATGGAAGGGAATATTCACAAGTCATCGCGCGATCGCGCTGTGGAACAGTGGCAAAAACTTCACCTTCTCCTGAAAGAACACGCTATTGTAGACTTAGTTGCACCCCAGAAAGGTGTACCGGATATGGTGTTTACCGCCAACGCAGGCTTGGTGTTGGGCGATAGCGTTGTTCTCAGTCGCTTTTTACACAAAGAGCGTCAAGGAGAAGAACCTTACTTTAAACAATGGTTTGAAGAAAACGGCTACACAGTCAATGTACTACCGAAAGATTTGCCCTTTGAAGGTGCGGGAGACGCACTTCTAGACCGAGAAGGACGCTGGTTATGGGCGGGATACGGTTTTCGTTCAGAATTAGATTCTCACCCATATTTAGCGAAGTGGCTGGATATCGAGGTAGTCTCTTTACGTTTGATAGATGAGCGCTTTTATCACCTTGATACTTGCTTTTGTCCGCTTGCGAATGGTTATTTGCTGTATTATCCAGGTGCTTTTGATTCTTACTCCAACCGCATGATTGAAATGCGCGTTGTCCCAGAAAAGCGGATTGCAATTGAAGAAGCGGATGCGGTAAACTTCGCCTGCAATACGGTGAATGTAGACCATATCGTGATTATGAACAAGGCTTCGGATGCTTTAAAAGCAAGCCTTAACGATGCGGGTTTTCAAGTGATAGAAACACCGTTAACAGAATTTCTCAAAGCTGGTGGTGCGGCTAAATGTCTCACACTGCGGGTGACCGAACCAGTACGCGCAGAAGTTCACGCCAATGTTTCGGTAGAAAGTCGCATTATTCGCATTGAAGGACACTTGCTTGATTCTGGCTTGATTAACCGCGCTCTAGATATGATTATCGATAGCGGCGGTAGTTTCCAAGTGCTAAATTTCAACTTGGGAGAACAGCGACAAAGTACTTCAGCAGCTGAGGTGAAGGTGTCAGCACCTTCGCACGAGGTAATGGAAGAAATTGTATCTCACCTAATTGATTTGGGTGCGGTAGATTTGCCTCAAGATGAACGCGATGCCAAACTTGAGCCTGTATTGCAAGCAGGAGTTGCACCAGATGATTTTTATGTGAGTACGATTTATCCTACCGAAGTACGGATTAACGGTCAATGGGTGAAGGTGCTTTCGCAACGGATGGATGGTGCGATCGCTGTTATCCAAACTCCTAATGGTTGGTTAGCACAGTGTAAACTTTTACGCGATTTAGAAATAGGCGAATATGTCGTTGTCGATGTGCAAGGTATCCGCACCATCCGCAAAACAGAATCGCGGGAACAACGTAACGCTCAAGAATTCACTTTTATGTCGGCGGGTGTTTCCAGCGAACGGCGCGTGGAATTAGTCGTGGAGCAGGTAGCGTGGGAGTTACGTAAAATTCGCGATGCTGGTGGTAAAGTAGTTGTCACAGCGGGACCTGTGGTGATTCACACTGGTGGGGGCGAACATTTGGCGCGGCTAATTAGAGAAGGATATGTACAAGCTCTGTTGGGTGGAAATGCGATCGCTGTCCACGATATGGAGCAAAATATGATGGGGACTTCTCTCGGTGTGGATATGAAGCGGGGTGTGGCTGTACGCGGCGGACATCGCCACCATTTAAAGGTAATTAATACTGTCCGCCGTCATGGTAGCATTGCTGCGGCTGTGTCAGCTGGAGAGTTTAAGGGTGGTGTTATGTACGAGTGTGTCCGCGCTAATGTACCTTTCAGCCTCGCTGGTTCGATTCGCGATGATGGTCCTTTACCGGATACGCAGATGGATTTGATTAAAGCTCAGGAGGAATATGCGAAACTGCTTAAAGGTGCGGATATGATTTTGATGTTATCATCAATGCTGCACTCTATTGGCGTGGGGAATATGACTCCGGCTGGGGTGAAGATGGTTTGTGTGGATATTAATCCAGCGGTGGTGACGAAGTTAAGCGACAGAGGTTCGATTGAATCGGTTGGTGTGGTGACGGATGTCGGGTTGTTTTTGAGTTTGTTGATACAGCAGTTGGATAAGTTGACTAGTCCTTATCGAGCGGTGGTAGGATAA
- a CDS encoding acyltransferase family protein — MNSKISSTTSVAKPKVHFHFIDALRGIAALWVVFYHTDPDVRLFELSKLLPNWFTVVAFKWGSLGVSIFFVLSGFVIAYSLREAKIDFAYFKRFTLRRLTRLSPPYYVAILVALGFAFISSYVKHVAFAPMGESLSFQRLLTHLFYLQGIFGHKNIDDVYWTLCLEVQFYLIFCALLAIAQWLDFSYNWRYPKAAVFVLAATVAALFPLGVFPDNSRPVIFLPLWYAFLLGVFAYWSWRDKLKPIFFYLYAGLVLTAGIVNSLNFAIASAITASLILEIGRANRMEWLNWRWLQFLGKISYSLYLTHVYLLGIVFFLGYKILGRHLWSEILCLVVAIAICISFAAIMWQLVEKPSIKLSQKVKLVKNTEAIRV; from the coding sequence ATGAACTCAAAAATCTCATCGACAACTTCAGTTGCTAAACCTAAAGTCCATTTTCATTTCATTGATGCGCTACGGGGAATTGCTGCATTATGGGTGGTTTTTTATCATACCGATCCAGATGTGCGTCTTTTTGAATTAAGCAAATTATTGCCTAATTGGTTTACAGTTGTAGCGTTCAAATGGGGTAGTCTTGGTGTCAGTATATTCTTTGTCCTCAGTGGCTTTGTAATTGCATATTCGCTACGCGAGGCAAAAATTGACTTTGCCTATTTTAAACGTTTTACTCTGCGACGTTTAACTAGGTTAAGTCCACCTTATTATGTAGCAATTCTTGTCGCTCTAGGCTTTGCGTTTATTTCTTCTTATGTTAAGCATGTAGCCTTTGCGCCGATGGGTGAATCTTTATCTTTTCAGAGGTTGCTGACACATTTATTTTATTTGCAAGGCATTTTTGGGCACAAAAATATCGATGATGTTTACTGGACTTTGTGTTTAGAAGTCCAGTTTTATTTAATTTTCTGTGCGTTGTTGGCGATCGCTCAATGGCTAGATTTTTCCTATAATTGGCGCTACCCTAAAGCAGCCGTGTTTGTTCTTGCTGCTACTGTCGCTGCTCTTTTTCCTCTAGGTGTATTTCCCGATAATAGCAGACCAGTAATATTTTTGCCTTTGTGGTACGCTTTTCTTTTAGGGGTCTTTGCTTATTGGTCATGGCGCGATAAGCTAAAGCCAATCTTTTTTTACTTGTATGCGGGTTTAGTGCTAACCGCAGGAATCGTCAACTCATTAAATTTTGCGATCGCTTCTGCAATTACTGCCAGCCTTATACTAGAAATCGGTCGAGCAAATCGCATGGAATGGCTAAATTGGCGCTGGCTCCAATTCCTCGGTAAAATTTCTTACAGCCTTTATCTCACCCACGTTTATCTCTTGGGAATTGTCTTTTTCCTAGGATATAAAATACTTGGTCGTCATCTCTGGAGCGAAATTCTCTGCTTAGTAGTGGCAATCGCCATCTGTATTAGCTTTGCCGCAATTATGTGGCAATTAGTAGAGAAACCATCGATTAAATTAAGTCAAAAGGTCAAGCTTGTAAAAAACACGGAGGCGATTCGTGTATGA
- a CDS encoding 2-oxoisovalerate dehydrogenase E1 subunit beta: MIEIVFLVEDDPDGGYTARALGESIFTQADDLKTLREMVRDSVHCHYTDEQTRPKLIRLHIVRDEVIAS, encoded by the coding sequence ATGATAGAAATTGTTTTTTTAGTCGAGGACGATCCAGATGGCGGCTATACCGCAAGGGCGCTAGGTGAATCAATATTTACCCAAGCGGACGATTTGAAAACTTTGCGGGAGATGGTGCGGGATTCGGTTCACTGTCACTATACCGATGAACAAACCCGTCCTAAACTGATCCGCCTCCATATCGTTCGAGACGAAGTGATTGCTTCATGA
- a CDS encoding acyl-CoA desaturase, which yields MTAKFFTSTPKDENSLALNWTNVVFFTTFHAIALLAPWFFSWSALALVIFLHWLFGSIGICLGYHRLLSHRSFQVPKWLEYAIALIGALALQGGPIFWIGGHRQHHAHTEDVDLDPYSAQRGFWWSHMLWIFYPRSEFFDYEIYAKYAPDLARQPYYRWLDRYFLLLQIPLGIVLYLIGGWSFVIYGIFLRAVLLWHSTWFVNSATHAWGYRNFEANDGARNLWWVSIVTYGEGWHNNHHTFPQMAKSGLHWWEVDVTWWSIKVLKTLGLAKKVNLPS from the coding sequence ATGACTGCAAAATTTTTTACCAGCACTCCTAAGGACGAAAACTCTCTGGCGCTCAATTGGACAAATGTGGTATTTTTCACTACATTTCATGCCATAGCTTTACTTGCCCCGTGGTTTTTCTCCTGGTCTGCATTAGCTTTAGTGATATTTCTTCACTGGCTATTTGGGAGTATTGGTATATGTTTGGGGTATCATCGACTGTTGAGTCATCGAAGTTTCCAAGTCCCTAAGTGGTTGGAGTATGCGATCGCTCTGATCGGAGCGCTGGCTTTGCAAGGAGGTCCAATTTTTTGGATTGGTGGACATCGGCAGCATCACGCTCACACCGAAGATGTCGATTTAGACCCATACTCTGCCCAACGAGGATTTTGGTGGAGTCACATGCTCTGGATTTTCTACCCTCGTTCAGAGTTCTTTGATTATGAAATCTATGCCAAATACGCACCCGACCTTGCACGACAACCATATTATCGCTGGCTAGATCGCTACTTTCTACTTTTGCAAATTCCCCTCGGTATCGTGCTGTATCTTATCGGCGGGTGGTCGTTTGTGATCTACGGAATTTTCTTAAGAGCAGTCTTGCTTTGGCACTCAACTTGGTTTGTCAACTCTGCCACACACGCTTGGGGCTACCGCAATTTTGAAGCAAACGACGGTGCGCGTAACCTCTGGTGGGTATCCATTGTCACTTACGGCGAAGGCTGGCACAACAACCATCATACCTTTCCCCAAATGGCAAAATCTGGCTTGCATTGGTGGGAAGTCGATGTTACTTGGTGGAGCATCAAAGTTTTGAAGACTCTGGGTTTAGCCAAAAAAGTTAACTTACCCTCTTAA
- a CDS encoding type II toxin-antitoxin system HicA family toxin: MSAEELVRALADLGYEITRQTGSHIRLTTQENGEHHLTIPAHDPIKVGTLNSILRDVANHFDLEREDLLNRLFL; this comes from the coding sequence TTGTCTGCTGAAGAGCTCGTCAGGGCACTTGCCGATCTGGGCTATGAAATAACTCGGCAGACAGGTAGCCACATTCGCTTGACTACTCAAGAAAATGGAGAACATCACCTCACGATTCCTGCTCACGACCCGATCAAAGTTGGAACGCTCAACTCCATCCTTCGAGATGTTGCTAATCACTTTGATTTAGAGCGTGAAGACCTGCTTAATCGGCTTTTCTTGTAA
- a CDS encoding glycosyltransferase family 4 protein, with the protein MTKYHIALNNRFDLEQMNRDAQADKSPSHVMWDISQLLKATVYQPGEEPLLPLDRIRACISSRPEHWALARKLSSILKEDDVIFCTGEDIGFAIASLCGDRLHSPKIVVFIRNINRPRSRLLLKLFQLADRVDLFLTDNPALANFLRDYLGVAPNRVRLFCEQPTDISFFTPGLASANKKRPIIASGGLEKRDYGTLAEATRSLDVDVNICAFSPNATTLSRTFPKAIPANMSYRYYDWYELRQLYRDADVVAITLFPNNYQAGLSTMFEAMACRRPVIITQTPGIINDIINYGSVIGVNPGDFVELKAAILSLINNPKKAETIAQQGYELVRNHYNHNTYIKALVTTLTSKYD; encoded by the coding sequence ATGACTAAGTACCATATAGCTCTTAATAACCGATTTGACTTAGAACAAATGAATAGAGATGCTCAAGCAGATAAAAGTCCCAGTCATGTAATGTGGGATATTAGTCAGCTTTTAAAGGCGACAGTTTATCAACCAGGGGAAGAACCTTTGTTACCTTTAGATAGGATACGTGCGTGTATTTCCAGCCGTCCAGAACATTGGGCATTAGCACGTAAATTGTCTTCGATTCTAAAAGAGGATGATGTGATATTTTGTACTGGTGAAGATATAGGTTTTGCGATCGCATCGCTGTGTGGCGATCGCTTGCACTCACCAAAAATCGTTGTTTTTATCCGCAACATCAACCGACCGCGAAGTCGTCTATTATTAAAGTTATTTCAGTTAGCAGACCGTGTTGATTTGTTTTTGACCGACAATCCCGCACTAGCTAACTTTCTGCGTGATTATTTAGGTGTAGCGCCGAACCGTGTGCGTCTATTTTGCGAACAACCTACAGATATATCCTTTTTTACACCCGGACTTGCTTCAGCAAATAAAAAGCGTCCAATCATTGCTAGTGGGGGTTTGGAGAAACGAGATTATGGAACTTTGGCTGAAGCAACGCGATCGCTAGATGTTGATGTAAATATTTGCGCTTTCTCACCCAACGCAACTACATTATCGCGGACTTTCCCAAAAGCGATCCCCGCGAATATGTCGTATCGTTATTATGACTGGTACGAGTTACGACAACTCTACCGCGATGCCGATGTAGTTGCCATCACCCTTTTTCCAAATAACTACCAAGCCGGTTTATCTACAATGTTTGAAGCTATGGCTTGTCGGCGACCTGTAATCATCACCCAAACACCAGGAATTATTAACGATATAATCAACTATGGCTCTGTTATCGGTGTTAACCCAGGTGACTTTGTTGAGTTAAAAGCAGCAATCCTCAGCCTGATAAACAACCCCAAAAAAGCTGAAACTATAGCTCAACAAGGTTATGAACTTGTACGCAATCACTACAATCACAATACATATATTAAAGCTTTAGTTACAACACTCACTTCTAAATATGATTAA
- a CDS encoding DUF2085 domain-containing protein: protein MEGVAFKRGLQVRWVSFIADFLLVGMVVGPLAAPFLAASGLPMLGLIADIIYFMGNHVCPQPNMGLDLAPPFIMAVCMRCYGTVTGLLFTRLLYGVSGGKGFYWLSQYGWSGAAIAIVFMMAYPWELAAQVLGWWNFNNYLVTPFGLITGLAWGLFTMPILHCKS, encoded by the coding sequence ATGGAAGGGGTAGCTTTTAAGAGAGGGTTACAAGTTCGTTGGGTCAGTTTTATTGCTGACTTTCTGCTGGTGGGGATGGTTGTCGGACCGCTAGCGGCTCCTTTTCTTGCTGCGTCTGGGTTGCCAATGTTAGGTTTGATTGCGGACATCATTTATTTCATGGGAAATCATGTGTGTCCGCAACCTAATATGGGGTTAGATTTGGCACCGCCGTTTATTATGGCTGTGTGTATGCGCTGTTACGGTACGGTAACGGGTTTGCTGTTTACTCGGTTGCTGTATGGAGTAAGTGGTGGTAAGGGTTTTTACTGGTTGAGTCAGTATGGCTGGAGTGGTGCGGCGATCGCTATTGTGTTTATGATGGCTTATCCGTGGGAGTTAGCAGCGCAGGTTTTAGGTTGGTGGAATTTTAACAATTATTTGGTTACACCGTTTGGGTTGATTACTGGTTTGGCGTGGGGATTGTTTACTATGCCAATATTGCATTGTAAGTCTTAA
- a CDS encoding type II toxin-antitoxin system VapC family toxin gives MYLLDTNHCSGAIRANSNILRRIGEVENAIIATCVIVQGELIDMAERSQRQESNLVLVKRFLQGIYIYNVDSVTADIYGSLKAATFAQFGPKEKTKRRKTKITELGFDENDLSIAAIALQHNLTIVSADSDFERIQQVRALSVESWL, from the coding sequence ATGTATTTACTGGATACTAATCACTGTAGTGGTGCAATTCGTGCCAACTCCAATATTTTGCGTCGCATTGGTGAAGTTGAAAATGCCATAATTGCAACCTGTGTGATTGTACAAGGAGAACTTATCGATATGGCAGAGCGTTCTCAACGTCAAGAAAGTAATTTGGTTTTAGTTAAACGCTTTCTTCAAGGTATTTACATTTATAACGTTGATTCAGTGACTGCGGATATTTACGGAAGCCTGAAAGCAGCCACATTCGCTCAATTTGGTCCAAAAGAGAAAACCAAGCGAAGAAAAACTAAAATTACTGAACTAGGATTTGATGAGAACGATCTCTCGATTGCTGCCATTGCTTTGCAACACAATCTGACCATTGTCTCGGCAGACAGTGACTTTGAGCGGATTCAACAAGTTAGAGCATTATCGGTTGAATCCTGGCTTTGA
- a CDS encoding NAD-dependent epimerase/dehydratase family protein — protein MKLLITGASGFLGQYVVAQALRQKFEVRAVVRPSSDEKRLSWYNHPQVELARIDLQQSNIVEALDNVNGVIHLAATKQGNFETQYNSTVVGTENLLKAMVSAQVRRLVAISSFSVFDYLYIASGEIISEDSPIEREPKQRDVYAQTKLIQENLVRDFSEKHNIDVTIIRPGVVYGRDNLWNASLGVKVSDRLWIQIGKNAQIPLTYVENCAEAIVTAVNSQEAIGKTLNIVDDDLPTQSIYFEKLIELQKRSPFTIGINWTMMRSLARTSWVFNKLLKDKVKLPGILIPARLHARFKPLRYSNTRAQQVLNWKPKYSLDAALKRSCSDIELLNM, from the coding sequence ATGAAGTTACTAATAACAGGTGCATCCGGATTTTTAGGTCAGTATGTGGTAGCACAAGCGCTGCGACAGAAATTTGAGGTACGGGCAGTAGTTAGACCAAGCAGTGATGAAAAACGCCTGTCTTGGTACAATCACCCACAGGTGGAGTTAGCCCGCATTGACTTACAGCAATCAAATATTGTCGAGGCGTTGGATAATGTAAATGGAGTAATTCACCTCGCAGCAACCAAACAAGGCAACTTTGAGACACAGTATAACAGTACTGTTGTCGGAACAGAAAACTTGCTCAAGGCGATGGTATCAGCCCAAGTGCGACGATTAGTAGCGATTAGCAGCTTTTCTGTATTTGATTATTTGTACATTGCCTCAGGTGAAATCATCAGTGAAGATTCACCAATTGAGCGCGAACCAAAGCAGCGGGATGTATACGCGCAAACCAAATTAATTCAAGAAAATCTCGTCCGTGATTTTTCAGAGAAACATAATATAGATGTAACAATTATTCGACCGGGTGTAGTGTACGGGCGAGATAATTTGTGGAATGCTAGTCTTGGTGTAAAAGTGAGCGATCGCCTGTGGATTCAAATCGGAAAAAATGCCCAAATACCCTTGACTTATGTAGAAAATTGTGCAGAAGCGATTGTAACGGCGGTAAATAGTCAAGAGGCAATTGGTAAAACATTAAATATCGTTGATGACGATTTGCCGACTCAAAGTATTTACTTTGAAAAATTGATCGAGTTGCAAAAGCGATCGCCCTTCACAATCGGGATCAATTGGACAATGATGCGCTCCTTAGCGCGTACAAGTTGGGTATTTAATAAGTTACTAAAAGACAAAGTGAAGCTACCCGGTATTCTCATTCCCGCAAGATTACATGCTCGATTTAAACCGCTACGCTACAGCAACACTCGCGCTCAACAAGTGTTGAACTGGAAGCCAAAATATTCCCTCGATGCAGCCCTAAAACGCAGTTGCAGTGATATTGAATTGTTGAATATGTAG
- a CDS encoding TetR family transcriptional regulator — translation MSSQSHSARQRLIQAALELFTAQGVSGTTTRQIAEKAEVNEVTLFRHFGNKHGLLLAVLEESAAFKNLGESLVRRAIPPGNVYQALKDYASESLHALEQVPEFVRSVVGEADQYPTENRRALGRGLTEANRYVAEYLATVIEQGHLNTYLPAEKLASLLNGMLLGYAVIEFTSEFHELWEDRDDFLENLVQLFLQGAMSPIVETSQYSSSLTVIDSSIREVADLPASLVHQILQQARKLGLQDYAMAYVLFAAGLSVPEVVGLERSHQFYDTQGHFLQIANNSGFRQVPVNQWIMGNRYGSYTNNPLTKWLKSRKDNQPAMFIHESGEPMSESQIHVHWHLWTQGLLTPEGQPPALIQTQQTWRVEMLMRGMSLENLSILTGCDRTQLQPYAKRAREKAALEQATRLDQKPG, via the coding sequence ATGTCTTCTCAATCCCATTCAGCTCGTCAACGTCTGATTCAAGCAGCGCTTGAATTATTTACCGCTCAGGGAGTCAGCGGCACCACAACCCGTCAAATTGCAGAAAAAGCGGAAGTCAATGAAGTGACGCTATTCCGGCATTTTGGAAATAAGCATGGGCTACTTTTGGCTGTCTTGGAAGAATCCGCAGCCTTTAAAAATTTAGGTGAGTCTTTAGTTCGTCGAGCAATTCCACCTGGTAATGTCTACCAAGCTCTAAAAGATTATGCAAGTGAAAGCTTACATGCATTAGAACAAGTTCCAGAGTTTGTTAGGTCTGTGGTAGGTGAAGCAGACCAATACCCAACAGAAAATCGCCGCGCTTTGGGACGGGGGTTAACAGAGGCTAACCGTTATGTGGCAGAGTACTTAGCTACTGTAATTGAGCAGGGACACTTAAATACCTATCTACCGGCAGAAAAACTAGCCAGTTTGTTAAATGGGATGTTGCTGGGATATGCGGTAATTGAGTTTACTAGCGAATTTCACGAACTTTGGGAAGATAGAGATGATTTTCTCGAAAATTTGGTGCAGTTGTTTTTACAAGGAGCGATGTCACCGATAGTTGAAACAAGTCAATATTCCTCTAGTTTGACTGTAATAGATTCTAGTATTCGGGAAGTGGCTGATTTGCCGGCTTCTTTAGTCCATCAAATTCTGCAACAAGCGAGAAAATTGGGACTGCAAGATTATGCAATGGCTTATGTATTATTTGCTGCTGGGTTATCTGTTCCGGAAGTAGTTGGCTTGGAGCGATCGCATCAATTCTACGATACTCAAGGGCATTTTCTCCAAATTGCCAATAACAGCGGATTTCGCCAAGTACCTGTCAATCAGTGGATAATGGGTAATCGCTATGGTTCCTACACTAATAATCCATTAACTAAATGGCTGAAAAGTCGTAAAGATAATCAACCTGCCATGTTTATTCATGAATCTGGTGAGCCAATGTCAGAATCACAAATTCACGTACACTGGCATTTATGGACACAGGGACTGTTAACACCAGAAGGACAACCACCAGCACTTATTCAAACACAACAAACTTGGCGTGTAGAAATGTTGATGCGCGGCATGAGCTTAGAAAATCTTAGCATTTTAACAGGATGCGATCGCACTCAATTACAACCCTACGCCAAAAGAGCCAGAGAAAAAGCCGCTTTAGAGCAAGCAACTCGTTTAGATCAAAAACCGGGATAG
- a CDS encoding oligosaccharide flippase family protein: MTSVKKLAIRGAVWTIAGYGTSQILRFGGNLILTRLLIPEYFGLMALVNTLRAGIELFSDLGIGQSIVNNKKGEESAFLNTAWTLQAIRGIVIWLFCLLLTFPIAKFYNDQRLMWLIPIMTFSSVIDGFASTSLHTLQRRIDLGKLTRFDLLVQILTLATVIIWTWLTRNILALALGVLAGALYRTVGSFWLIRGYSNRFTWEADAFKELLSFARWMFMASAVMFLNDQADRLILGKLLSFQILGVYTIAYTLACVPKEMIKHLSYRVIFPTISNHVDLPRSNLRDKILRQRRLLLGGFAIFLAALVTVGDLVIATLYDKRYSEATWMMPILCCGVWFSMLFHTISPALLAIGKPFYSAQSNLAGFAMILLGLPFAFFHFGIVGAIIVIALSDMPLYLVNLYGLAREKFSSFTQDIQATAFFIAVLALFLLIRNYLGFGLPIQAIL, encoded by the coding sequence ATGACATCTGTAAAAAAGCTTGCTATCCGTGGTGCAGTCTGGACAATTGCTGGTTACGGAACTAGTCAAATTTTGCGGTTTGGCGGAAATTTGATTTTGACTCGGCTGTTAATACCAGAGTATTTTGGTTTAATGGCTTTAGTAAATACATTAAGAGCGGGGATTGAATTATTTTCAGACCTGGGAATTGGTCAAAGTATTGTCAACAATAAAAAAGGTGAAGAATCGGCTTTTCTGAATACAGCTTGGACACTACAAGCAATTCGTGGCATCGTAATTTGGCTATTTTGCTTGCTACTTACGTTTCCAATCGCAAAGTTCTATAATGACCAGCGTCTGATGTGGTTAATTCCGATAATGACATTTTCCTCAGTCATTGATGGCTTCGCTTCCACTAGTTTACATACTCTTCAACGTCGCATAGATTTAGGAAAGTTAACTCGGTTTGATTTGCTCGTACAAATCTTAACTCTAGCTACAGTTATTATTTGGACTTGGTTAACTCGAAACATCTTGGCTCTAGCTTTAGGAGTACTAGCTGGGGCATTATATAGAACAGTTGGAAGCTTTTGGTTAATACGAGGATATTCTAACCGCTTTACTTGGGAAGCAGATGCATTTAAAGAGCTTCTGTCTTTCGCTAGATGGATGTTTATGGCTTCAGCGGTAATGTTTTTGAACGATCAAGCCGATCGCCTAATTCTTGGTAAGCTACTATCTTTTCAAATATTAGGGGTATATACAATTGCTTATACTTTGGCATGTGTACCCAAAGAAATGATTAAACATCTTAGTTATAGAGTCATTTTTCCCACAATTTCCAACCACGTTGACTTACCGCGCTCAAATTTGCGAGACAAAATTCTCCGTCAACGTCGATTACTGCTTGGGGGTTTTGCAATTTTCTTAGCTGCTTTAGTGACTGTTGGTGATTTAGTTATTGCCACACTTTATGACAAAAGATATAGCGAAGCAACTTGGATGATGCCGATTTTGTGCTGCGGAGTTTGGTTTTCGATGTTATTTCATACCATCAGCCCTGCTTTGTTGGCAATTGGCAAACCATTTTACTCAGCTCAAAGTAATCTAGCTGGTTTTGCGATGATTCTTCTGGGACTACCTTTCGCATTTTTTCATTTTGGCATCGTCGGAGCAATTATCGTCATTGCACTCAGCGATATGCCTTTATACTTAGTTAATTTGTATGGGTTAGCAAGAGAAAAATTTTCCAGCTTCACTCAGGATATTCAAGCTACTGCCTTTTTTATCGCAGTGCTTGCTTTATTTCTCTTGATCCGTAATTATTTAGGATTTGGACTACCCATTCAAGCGATTCTTTAG